A window of Bacteroidota bacterium genomic DNA:
CGGCTTTGCTGCATACGTTGGCTGGCTATGCTGCAGCACAACACGTTGCCATGTACAACTTGCTGGTTGAAAAAGAAGGTAAGGTAATAGCAACCCGGATGCATAATATTGCAACAAAAGGGGGGGATTCAAAGTCTCCTAGTGCTTCGTTTGTAGTCAGGCCCTAAGGGTCAATCTTAATCCCCGGAAATACTTTGCGAAAAGGCGACGAGTTAACACTGACGATCGAGAAATTTGCTGATCGTGGAAAATCCCTTACACGGCTTGACGGCTATGTAGTCTTTGTGCCTGGTGCCGTTCCTGGAGATAACGTACTCGCAAAGGTTGTGCGTAAGAAGAAGAAATTTGCCGAAGCACGTCTTGTTGAAGTGCTCTCGCCAAGTCCGTTGCGCACCGATCCGACCTGTACATATTTTGGTAGCTGCGGCGGTTGCAAGTTGCAGCATGTGCAGTATGAGGCCCAATTGGATGCCAAGCGACAAAGCGTGGTTGAGGCGTTGCAGTTTCAGGGCGGGTATGAGAATATCGAAGTCAATCCGATCATTGGTGCGGAAGAGCAGTTTCGGTATCGCAACAAGATGGAGTACACCTTTAGCTCCTCCAGGTGGCTGACATCCGAAGAAATTGCAAGTGACGAAAGGTTCGACACATCTTTTGCGCTTGGTATGCATGCGCCAGGTCGGTACAACAGGGTTATTGATTTGCAGACCTGTTATCTGCCGGCTGAAATATCGGTTAGGTTGTTAAATGGGTTTCGACAGCTAGCCAAAGCAGAGCGGTGGGATTGCTGGGATGTGCGGAAGCACGTGGGATATTTACGTAACCTTGTTGTGCGCACAGGTCAACGTACGGGCGACTTGATGGTGAACGTCGTGACGAACGGGTTCGATGAGGATCGGTTTGATCGTATGACTGAGTACGTGAAAGCAAGCTTTCCTGAAGTCACAACCTTTCTTAATACCATCCACACGGGATTGGCCCAGGTGGCGATTGGAGAAGAGCATCACATCGGCATAGGTGACGGACTTATTCGCGATGAAATTGGCGGATTTACTTTCGAAATTGGCCCGGGGGCATTTTTCCAGACCAACACGGTGCAGGCTGAGCGCCTGTATGAAGTTGCCCGCGAGTTTTCCGAAGCGGGCCCTGATGACCTGGTATACGATCTCTATTGCGGCGCCGGCACCATTTCCATATTTATGGCCCCGCATGTGCGACATGTGGTGGGTGTAGAACTGGTGCCCGAAGCGATCGAGAATGCGCATACCAATGCACAAAAGAACAACATCACCAATTGTACTTTCCTTGATGGCGACATGCGGCGAATTTTTACACCAGCGTTTGTCCAGAAACATGGCAAACCGGATGTACTTATTGTCGACCCACCTCGTGCCGGTATGCACCCGAAGGTAGTTGCACAGATTGCGGAGCTCCAGCCGGCACGTTTTGTGTACGTCAGCTGTAATCCGCAGACCCAGGCGCGTGATCTGAGCATGATGGGAGATATCTACGAAATAGAGGCCGTACAGCCGGTAGATCTTTTCCCTCATACGTACCATATCGAAAATGTGATCAAACTGCGTGCTCGTTCTGCCGCTTAATTTTCACAAATGCCACTACTTTGGGATACTTTTAATTTCGCACATCTTTTTTAAAGGAAAGACCTTAAGTTTTTATTACGTACGAGAATTTTCCGGGATGTCCGCGTAAAAATGGAAATCGTGGAATCCTTACCTAAACAGGGTCGTTATCGTACGTCTAACACGTCCGACCCCCTGACAAATAAATACACAGACCGTGAGTGCGTTAGGATATAATACCGGATACATCGAGGAGATATATAAACAGTATCTCAAAGACCCGAAGAGCGTTAGCGAAAGCTGGCAGGACTTTTTTGCTGATTATCAGCCATCTGAATCATTTGTCGCTGCGCGGTCTGCGCGTGTACAGGAGCCTGCAGAGGCCAGTACGGTAGCGCTTTCACCCGCGATGCCAAGTGGGGGAGACGGGGCGATAACCGACCCGATTCACCCTGCCTCAGCGTCTGCTTCTGGTAGAGAAG
This region includes:
- the rlmD gene encoding 23S rRNA (uracil(1939)-C(5))-methyltransferase RlmD yields the protein MRKGDELTLTIEKFADRGKSLTRLDGYVVFVPGAVPGDNVLAKVVRKKKKFAEARLVEVLSPSPLRTDPTCTYFGSCGGCKLQHVQYEAQLDAKRQSVVEALQFQGGYENIEVNPIIGAEEQFRYRNKMEYTFSSSRWLTSEEIASDERFDTSFALGMHAPGRYNRVIDLQTCYLPAEISVRLLNGFRQLAKAERWDCWDVRKHVGYLRNLVVRTGQRTGDLMVNVVTNGFDEDRFDRMTEYVKASFPEVTTFLNTIHTGLAQVAIGEEHHIGIGDGLIRDEIGGFTFEIGPGAFFQTNTVQAERLYEVAREFSEAGPDDLVYDLYCGAGTISIFMAPHVRHVVGVELVPEAIENAHTNAQKNNITNCTFLDGDMRRIFTPAFVQKHGKPDVLIVDPPRAGMHPKVVAQIAELQPARFVYVSCNPQTQARDLSMMGDIYEIEAVQPVDLFPHTYHIENVIKLRARSAA